One Lysinibacillus sp. OF-1 DNA segment encodes these proteins:
- the frr gene encoding ribosome recycling factor, producing MAKQVLEQAKEKMNKTITAFSRELSSIRAGRANASLLDRIMVDYYGAPTPINQLAGVSVPEARLLVITPYDKTILGDIEKAIMKSDIGITPTNDGSIIRLMIPALTEDRRKDLVKQVKKEAEDAKIAVRNVRRDANDDLKKLEKAGEITEDDLRGYGDDIQKLTDEFIVKVDQVAKDKEKEILEV from the coding sequence ATGGCTAAACAAGTCTTAGAACAAGCAAAAGAAAAAATGAACAAAACAATCACAGCTTTCTCACGTGAACTATCATCTATTCGTGCGGGTCGTGCGAACGCATCTTTATTGGATCGTATCATGGTAGACTACTATGGGGCACCAACACCAATTAACCAACTTGCAGGTGTTTCTGTACCAGAAGCTCGCTTACTAGTCATTACACCTTACGATAAAACAATTTTAGGTGATATTGAAAAAGCAATTATGAAATCAGATATCGGGATTACACCAACAAATGATGGTTCGATCATTCGTTTAATGATTCCAGCGCTAACAGAAGATCGTCGTAAGGATCTAGTAAAGCAAGTGAAAAAAGAAGCGGAAGACGCAAAAATTGCTGTACGTAACGTTCGTCGCGATGCAAACGATGATTTGAAAAAACTTGAAAAAGCTGGCGAAATCACAGAAGACGATCTACGTGGCTATGGTGACGATATTCAAAAATTAACAGATGAATTCATTGTGAAAGTAGATCAAGTAGCGAAAGATAAAGAAAAAGAAATTTTAGAGGTGTAA
- a CDS encoding proline--tRNA ligase yields the protein MKQSKTFIPTLREVPADAEVKSHKQLLRAGFIRQNTSGVYSYLPLAKRVLTKIETIIREEMEAINSIELLMPSLQSAELWQESGRWEKYGPELMRLKDRHNRDFALGPTHEEVITTLVRDEIKSYKKLPLTLYQIQTKFRDEKRPRFGLLRGREFIMKDAYSFHASRESLDETYEDMYRAYSNIFSRLGLNYRAVIADAGSIGGKGTHEFMVLSEIGEDTIAYSDTSDYAANIEMAEVIADYQPSDDALKEVEKVATPEQKTIEEVSAFLNVEPASVIKSLVFDVDGELVVVLARGDHEINDIKLKNALDAGSVELASEAAIRELLGCGVGSIGPVKLPVDVKVVADQAIKSIRNGIAGANVDGFHLVNVNPERDFAVNDYLDIRFIKEGDPSPDGQGFIKFAEGIEVGHIFKLGTTYSAKMNGTFLDEQGKAQPFIMGCYGIGVSRILAAVAEHFQDDNGFTWPIQLAPYDIHVVPVNTKDEAQVALADELYGLLKSYRYDVLLDDRAERAGVKFADADLIGLPVRVTVGKKASEGMVEVKFRQTGETFEWKKEEVIDRLNEFFRKN from the coding sequence ATGAAGCAAAGTAAAACATTTATCCCAACATTACGTGAAGTACCTGCGGATGCTGAGGTAAAATCACATAAGCAATTATTACGAGCAGGGTTTATTCGTCAAAATACAAGTGGGGTATACTCGTATTTACCGCTTGCAAAACGTGTCTTAACAAAAATTGAAACCATTATCCGTGAAGAAATGGAAGCCATCAACTCTATTGAGCTTCTAATGCCTTCTTTACAATCTGCTGAGCTTTGGCAGGAATCAGGTCGCTGGGAAAAATACGGACCAGAATTAATGCGCCTAAAAGACCGTCACAACCGTGATTTTGCATTAGGACCAACTCATGAAGAAGTGATTACAACTTTAGTACGTGATGAAATTAAATCCTATAAAAAATTGCCGTTAACATTGTATCAAATTCAAACTAAATTCCGTGATGAAAAGCGCCCTCGCTTCGGCTTACTACGAGGAAGAGAATTTATAATGAAGGATGCTTATTCTTTCCATGCATCACGTGAAAGTTTAGATGAAACATATGAAGATATGTATCGTGCGTATTCAAATATTTTTTCCCGCCTTGGCTTAAACTACCGCGCTGTCATTGCAGATGCAGGTTCGATTGGCGGTAAAGGTACACATGAATTTATGGTGCTATCTGAAATTGGGGAAGATACGATTGCCTACTCAGATACTTCTGACTATGCAGCAAATATCGAAATGGCTGAAGTCATTGCGGATTATCAACCATCAGATGACGCTTTAAAAGAAGTTGAAAAAGTGGCAACACCAGAGCAAAAAACAATTGAAGAAGTATCAGCGTTCTTAAATGTCGAGCCAGCCAGTGTGATCAAATCTTTAGTGTTTGATGTAGACGGGGAGCTTGTGGTTGTCCTTGCACGTGGGGATCATGAAATTAATGATATCAAGCTGAAAAATGCACTTGATGCAGGTTCTGTGGAGCTGGCTAGTGAAGCAGCAATCCGTGAATTATTAGGCTGTGGCGTTGGTTCAATTGGGCCAGTGAAATTACCAGTAGACGTAAAGGTAGTAGCGGACCAAGCTATCAAATCTATCCGTAATGGTATTGCAGGTGCAAATGTAGATGGATTCCATTTAGTGAATGTCAACCCAGAGCGTGATTTTGCTGTGAATGACTACTTAGATATTCGTTTTATTAAAGAGGGAGATCCTTCCCCAGACGGACAAGGGTTTATTAAATTCGCAGAAGGTATCGAAGTTGGTCATATTTTCAAATTAGGTACTACATACTCTGCTAAAATGAATGGTACTTTCTTAGATGAGCAAGGGAAGGCTCAACCGTTTATTATGGGCTGTTACGGTATTGGGGTATCTCGTATTCTAGCTGCCGTGGCTGAGCACTTCCAAGATGATAATGGATTTACTTGGCCAATACAATTAGCACCATATGATATTCATGTTGTGCCAGTTAACACGAAAGATGAGGCGCAAGTGGCATTAGCAGATGAACTTTACGGTTTATTAAAATCATATCGTTATGATGTACTTTTAGATGATCGTGCCGAGCGTGCAGGTGTAAAATTTGCAGACGCTGATTTAATTGGTTTACCTGTGCGTGTAACGGTTGGTAAAAAAGCATCTGAAGGTATGGTAGAAGTGAAATTCCGTCAAACTGGTGAAACATTTGAATGGAAAAAAGAAGAGGTCATTGATCGCCTTAACGAATTTTTCCGTAAAAACTAA
- the rseP gene encoding RIP metalloprotease RseP produces the protein MQTAIAFILIFGMLVFFHELGHFLFAKRAGILVREFAIGMGPKIYGKTHGETMYTIRLLPIGGYVRMAGEDMDGTELQPGYRIGLIVDEDNVVKKIIFNQSNKQLPDLLFLEVERADLEKNLFVEGYDEEERLVRYDVARDCVLVENGRELVIAPHDRQFNAKTVGQRAMTIFAGPLFNFILAFVIYLVIGLIHGVPTYEPIITEVVENDPAAQAGMLAGDRVTAIDGQAVEKWQDLAAIVQDHPNEEITVTVERDGQSMNLNMTVKEIQQDGEKYGQIGVRYDSPREFNPLKAVVYGAQETYNMTMKIFELLGMLITGKFTIDALSGPVGIYKATEQVAQYGIMNLMNWAAMLSINLGIMNLLPLPALDGGRLLFFGFEALRGKPIDRQKEGIVHFVGIVLLMILMVVVTWNDIQRFFF, from the coding sequence ATGCAAACAGCCATTGCATTTATTTTAATATTTGGGATGCTCGTCTTCTTCCATGAACTTGGACATTTCTTATTTGCTAAACGTGCAGGTATTTTAGTGCGTGAATTTGCTATTGGAATGGGTCCCAAAATTTATGGGAAAACGCATGGAGAAACAATGTATACTATTCGATTATTGCCTATCGGTGGGTATGTTCGTATGGCCGGCGAGGATATGGATGGCACTGAACTACAGCCAGGCTATCGAATAGGGCTAATTGTCGATGAAGATAATGTTGTGAAAAAAATTATTTTCAATCAAAGTAATAAGCAGCTACCAGATTTATTATTTTTAGAAGTTGAGCGTGCTGATTTAGAGAAGAATTTATTTGTAGAAGGCTATGATGAAGAAGAACGTCTAGTTCGTTATGACGTAGCAAGAGATTGTGTTCTTGTGGAAAATGGTCGTGAATTGGTCATTGCACCACATGATCGTCAATTTAATGCAAAAACAGTTGGTCAACGTGCGATGACAATCTTTGCAGGTCCTTTGTTTAACTTTATTCTTGCGTTTGTGATTTACTTGGTAATTGGGTTAATCCACGGTGTCCCAACATACGAGCCGATTATCACTGAAGTAGTAGAAAATGATCCAGCTGCACAGGCAGGAATGCTTGCGGGAGATAGAGTAACAGCCATTGACGGACAAGCCGTTGAAAAATGGCAGGATTTAGCCGCTATTGTTCAAGATCATCCAAACGAAGAAATTACAGTGACTGTGGAACGTGATGGACAATCTATGAACTTAAATATGACTGTGAAAGAAATCCAGCAGGATGGCGAAAAATATGGTCAAATTGGTGTGCGCTATGACAGTCCGAGAGAATTTAATCCATTAAAAGCTGTAGTTTATGGAGCACAAGAAACCTATAATATGACCATGAAAATATTTGAGCTTCTTGGTATGTTGATTACTGGTAAGTTCACAATAGATGCGCTTTCTGGACCTGTTGGCATTTATAAAGCAACAGAGCAAGTAGCCCAGTATGGTATTATGAACTTAATGAATTGGGCCGCAATGTTAAGTATTAACTTAGGAATTATGAACCTACTTCCATTACCAGCACTTGATGGTGGTCGTTTATTATTCTTTGGTTTTGAAGCTTTACGTGGTAAACCAATCGATCGTCAAAAAGAGGGAATTGTCCATTTCGTAGGAATTGTCCTACTGATGATTTTAATGGTTGTCGTGACATGGAACGATATTCAACGATTCTTCTTTTAA
- the dxr gene encoding 1-deoxy-D-xylulose-5-phosphate reductoisomerase codes for MKKISLLGATGSIGWQTYDILKEQRDAFQLVAFSSGKNIEKTREMIETLKPELVSVQLEEDARDLAKDYPEIQFTFGAKGLVEVATHPDSTVLVNAVLGSVGLESTLAAIRMGKTIAIANKETLVTAGHLVMAEAKKHKATILPVDSEHSAIFQSMNGENPKNIERLIITASGGSFRDKTRDQLQHVTVADALNHPNWSMGAKITIDSATMMNKGLEVIEAHVLFDMPYDKIDVLLHRESIIHSLVEYHDTSVIAQLGTPDMRVPIQYALSYPDRIPLHNGQRLNLAQIGQLHFQDMDFERYPALRLAYEAGRTGGTILTAMNAANEAAVAAFLQGKITFLEIDETIERVMHAHQNIAVPDLQTILHVDSETRKIVLDMVK; via the coding sequence GTGAAAAAAATTAGTTTATTAGGTGCAACGGGTTCAATCGGTTGGCAAACCTACGATATTTTAAAAGAACAACGTGATGCGTTTCAATTAGTGGCTTTTTCTTCAGGGAAAAACATTGAGAAAACACGAGAAATGATTGAAACATTAAAACCCGAGCTAGTTTCTGTGCAGCTAGAAGAGGATGCACGAGACCTTGCGAAAGATTATCCTGAAATCCAATTTACATTTGGGGCGAAAGGTCTTGTAGAAGTTGCTACACATCCAGACTCAACTGTACTCGTCAATGCTGTGCTAGGCAGTGTTGGTCTGGAATCAACATTAGCAGCTATTCGCATGGGCAAAACGATTGCCATTGCTAACAAGGAAACACTTGTTACAGCTGGTCATTTAGTCATGGCAGAAGCCAAAAAACATAAGGCCACGATTTTACCTGTTGATAGCGAGCACTCAGCCATCTTCCAATCAATGAATGGCGAAAATCCCAAAAATATTGAGCGTTTAATTATTACAGCTTCAGGTGGTAGCTTCCGTGATAAAACACGTGACCAATTACAACATGTGACGGTCGCAGATGCATTGAATCACCCGAACTGGTCTATGGGCGCAAAAATTACGATAGACTCCGCAACAATGATGAATAAAGGATTAGAAGTCATTGAAGCACATGTTTTATTTGATATGCCATATGATAAAATAGATGTACTTTTGCATAGAGAAAGTATTATTCACTCTCTTGTTGAGTATCATGATACTAGTGTGATTGCTCAGCTAGGCACGCCAGATATGCGCGTACCGATTCAATATGCTTTAAGCTATCCTGATCGTATACCATTACATAATGGTCAGCGACTAAATTTAGCGCAAATTGGACAACTACATTTTCAAGATATGGACTTTGAGCGCTACCCGGCTTTGCGTTTAGCATATGAGGCTGGTCGTACAGGTGGTACCATTTTGACAGCGATGAATGCAGCAAATGAAGCGGCAGTTGCAGCCTTTTTACAAGGAAAAATTACATTCCTTGAAATTGATGAGACGATTGAACGAGTAATGCATGCACATCAAAACATTGCAGTACCAGATTTACAAACGATTTTACATGTGGACAGTGAGACAAGAAAAATAGTGTTAGACATGGTAAAATAA
- the pyrH gene encoding UMP kinase, which produces MSVPQYKRVVIKLSGEALAGEAGFGLSPKIIKSVAEEVKEVVDLDVEVAVVVGGGNIWRGKIGSEMGMDRAAADYMGMLATVMNSLALQDALEKLGIETRVQSSIVMTQVAEPYIRRKAVRHLEKKRVVIFAAGTGNPFFSTDTTAALRAAEIDADAILMAKNNVDGVYSADPKVDETAIKYDTLTYLEVIQQGLQVMDSTASTLCMDNDIPLIVFSITEPGNIKRAVQGEKIGTVVRRNV; this is translated from the coding sequence ATGAGTGTACCGCAATATAAACGAGTAGTTATTAAACTAAGTGGTGAAGCGTTAGCTGGAGAAGCGGGCTTCGGTTTATCACCAAAAATAATCAAGTCTGTTGCAGAAGAAGTAAAAGAAGTAGTAGATCTTGATGTAGAAGTTGCTGTTGTTGTAGGTGGCGGTAATATATGGCGTGGTAAAATAGGTAGTGAAATGGGAATGGATCGTGCTGCAGCCGATTATATGGGCATGTTAGCAACCGTTATGAACTCACTAGCTTTACAAGATGCTCTTGAAAAATTAGGTATTGAAACACGCGTTCAATCTTCTATTGTGATGACTCAAGTAGCGGAGCCATACATTCGTCGTAAAGCAGTTAGACATCTAGAGAAAAAACGTGTCGTTATCTTTGCAGCAGGGACAGGTAATCCGTTCTTCTCTACTGATACTACTGCCGCATTACGCGCAGCAGAAATTGACGCAGATGCGATTTTAATGGCTAAAAATAATGTCGATGGCGTTTATTCGGCAGATCCAAAAGTGGATGAAACAGCCATTAAATATGATACACTCACATACTTAGAAGTTATCCAACAAGGCTTACAAGTAATGGATTCAACGGCTTCCACTTTATGTATGGATAACGATATCCCGCTAATTGTTTTCTCAATTACGGAGCCAGGTAACATTAAACGTGCTGTACAAGGCGAAAAAATCGGAACAGTTGTTAGGAGGAACGTATAA
- a CDS encoding isoprenyl transferase: protein MFKKLLGKQINMDTLSLEERVALTKSEPIPAHVAIIMDGNGRWAKKRAMPRVAGHHEGMKTVRKVTRFASDLGIKVLTVYAFSTENWKRPKPEVDFLMRLPVEFLGSFLPEMMQRNVRVEMIGDPSLLPAHTQKALYEAMEETKHNTGLVLNFALNYGSRSEMVNAMKTMLQKVQDGQLTMQDITEECLTSHLMTAHLPEPDLLIRTSGEVRLSNFMLWQLAYTEFWFTDTLWPDFSEESLLEAVENYQKRNRRYGGLKGEETT, encoded by the coding sequence ATGTTTAAAAAGCTATTAGGAAAACAAATAAATATGGATACACTATCATTGGAGGAGCGTGTGGCCCTAACTAAAAGCGAGCCGATTCCTGCCCATGTAGCGATTATTATGGACGGAAATGGACGTTGGGCGAAAAAACGTGCTATGCCACGAGTTGCTGGTCATCATGAAGGAATGAAGACAGTACGTAAAGTAACTAGGTTTGCGTCGGATTTAGGAATTAAAGTTTTAACCGTATATGCATTTTCCACAGAAAATTGGAAGCGACCAAAACCAGAGGTTGATTTTCTTATGCGTCTACCTGTTGAATTTTTAGGTTCTTTCTTACCAGAAATGATGCAGCGTAATGTACGTGTCGAAATGATTGGCGATCCATCCTTATTACCTGCTCATACGCAAAAGGCGTTGTATGAGGCAATGGAAGAAACAAAGCATAATACAGGGCTTGTCTTAAATTTTGCGCTGAACTATGGGAGTCGTTCTGAAATGGTCAATGCCATGAAAACGATGCTGCAAAAAGTGCAGGACGGTCAATTAACGATGCAAGACATAACAGAAGAATGCTTAACGTCTCATTTAATGACGGCCCATTTGCCTGAACCAGATCTTCTAATTCGTACAAGTGGTGAAGTACGATTAAGTAACTTTATGTTATGGCAGCTCGCCTATACAGAATTTTGGTTTACAGATACATTGTGGCCAGATTTTAGTGAGGAAAGCTTACTGGAAGCGGTGGAAAATTATCAGAAGCGTAATCGCCGTTACGGTGGGTTGAAGGGAGAAGAAACAACTTGA
- a CDS encoding phosphatidate cytidylyltransferase — MKQRIITAIIAAALFIPFVIYGKVPFTILVLAMAIVGFYEILKMKGISIFSVPGFLGLITLVLLVIPKDWSEKVVETIGYSSNLMVVYGLMMLLLIYVVLVKNKITFDEVGFILLGAFYVGLGFHYLIETRNVGLEYVVYCLLVVWTTDSGAYFVGRKLGKNKLWPEISPKKTIEGFLGGIVIAVIFAVGMQLIYPFANGYISLVFVTIFASIIGQMGDLVESAIKRHFDVKDSGNILPGHGGILDRFDSLLFVVPLLHFLHLFGN, encoded by the coding sequence TTGAAACAACGAATTATCACGGCAATAATTGCAGCAGCACTTTTTATTCCGTTCGTTATTTATGGCAAAGTACCATTTACCATACTTGTGCTTGCAATGGCTATTGTCGGTTTTTATGAAATCTTAAAAATGAAAGGGATTTCCATTTTTTCTGTGCCTGGTTTTCTAGGATTAATAACATTAGTATTACTTGTTATACCGAAAGATTGGAGTGAAAAAGTTGTAGAGACAATAGGCTATTCATCCAATTTAATGGTTGTTTATGGTCTAATGATGTTACTGCTGATTTACGTGGTCCTTGTAAAAAATAAAATAACCTTTGACGAAGTGGGCTTTATTTTATTGGGTGCATTTTATGTGGGGTTAGGATTCCATTATTTAATTGAAACAAGAAATGTTGGATTAGAGTATGTTGTCTATTGTTTATTAGTTGTTTGGACAACAGATTCAGGTGCCTATTTTGTAGGAAGAAAATTAGGAAAGAATAAGTTATGGCCTGAAATCTCACCGAAGAAAACGATTGAAGGTTTTCTAGGCGGAATTGTCATTGCGGTTATTTTTGCAGTTGGTATGCAACTCATTTACCCATTTGCAAATGGTTATATATCACTTGTTTTTGTCACGATTTTTGCCTCTATTATTGGACAAATGGGAGATTTGGTAGAATCAGCTATCAAACGTCATTTTGATGTAAAAGATTCGGGCAATATTTTACCAGGGCATGGCGGAATTTTAGATCGCTTCGATAGTCTATTATTTGTCGTGCCTCTCCTTCATTTTTTACATTTGTTTGGTAATTAA